From the Synchiropus splendidus isolate RoL2022-P1 chromosome 3, RoL_Sspl_1.0, whole genome shotgun sequence genome, the window GTCACATCCGCATGTCATTGTCAAGCCACCGTTTTCCTGTCAAGTTTAGTCAAGTTGAGTCAAGAAACTGTTTGGTCGAGTCACACCGAGTCAAGCCATTGTCTCTTCTTGCCCCGTCAAGTGTCCGCGTCAAGTCAATCACAGTATGGTCGAGTCACATTGAGTCAAGCCAAGTCATCGTACGTCTTGGCCTTCAAGTCAGTCTGGTCAGTCCTGACCATTGAGTCCCATCTTGTCATGTCTCAGGCAGTCGTCTTGTCTATTCTCGTCGAGTGAAGGTCCAGTCTTTTCTTCGTCCGGAAACTCCTGCTCCTCCATTCATGAGAGCATCTCTTGGTTCTTCTTCATTGATGAGCCCGGCTCCTCCCCTgggcagcgtgtgtgtgtgtgtgtgtgagcagaggaGGGGCCGAGTCACTCACACACGGCGCGTTCTCTCTCCGCCGCTCGgctctctcctctctgcctcAACTTTCTCACCAGACTCTGAGCAGAAAGATGCAGAAGCCTCCCCGTCAGGTCGCTCTCCGCCGCCCTCGCCTCCGGAGAGTCGCTCAGGAGTCCTAGAGAGCAGCTCGCCCTGGTGGAGTCTGACGACGGCACCATGAACGTCACGGCTGGTCCTGACCGGAGCAACAGCCGCTCCGCTCCTGCGGGGGAGGAGGACTTGGACGGCGACTCCTCGGCGGGATGCTACGATCAGCTGCTGATCTCCACCGAGGTCTTTCTCACTCTGGGCATCATCAGCCTGCTGGAGAACATCCTGGTGGTGGCCGCCATCGCCAAGAACAAGAACCTTCACTCGCCCATGTACTTCTTCATCTGCAGCCTGGCCGTGGCCGACATGCTGGTCAGCGTCTCCAACGCCTCCGAGACCATCGTGATCGCCCTCATCAACGGGGGCAGCCTGACCATCCCGGCCAGCGTCGTCAAGAGCATGGACAACGTCTTCGACTCCATGATCTGCAGCTCGCTGCTGGCGTCCATCTGCAGCCTGCTGGCCATCGCCGTCGACCGCTACATCACCATCTTCTACGCGCTGAGGTACCACAACATCGTGACCCTGCGCCGTGCCACGCTGGTCATCAGCATCATCTGGACCTGCTGCATCGTCTCGGGCGTGCTCTTCATCGTCTACTCGGAGAGCACCATGGTCCTGGTCTGCCTCATCACCATGTTCTTCACCATGCTGGTGCTGATGGCCTCGCTCTACGTGCACATGTTCCTGCTGGCGCGGCTGCACATGAAGCGCATCGCGGCGCTGCCGGGCAACGCGCCCATCCA encodes:
- the mc4r gene encoding melanocortin receptor 4: MNWKREKEDGIKSITDGLVPSHVSKSVCLETLPEDLDGDSSAGCYDQLLISTEVFLTLGIISLLENILVVAAIAKNKNLHSPMYFFICSLAVADMLVSVSNASETIVIALINGGSLTIPASVVKSMDNVFDSMICSSLLASICSLLAIAVDRYITIFYALRYHNIVTLRRATLVISIIWTCCIVSGVLFIVYSESTMVLVCLITMFFTMLVLMASLYVHMFLLARLHMKRIAALPGNAPIQQRANMKGAITLTILLGVFVVCWAPFFLHLILMISCPRNPYCTCFMSHFNMYLILIMCNSVIDPIIYAFRSQEMRKTFKEIFCCSHAFLCV